One genomic region from Aliarcobacter cryaerophilus ATCC 43158 encodes:
- the lpxD gene encoding UDP-3-O-(3-hydroxymyristoyl)glucosamine N-acyltransferase — protein sequence MKLQVILDYLNLPCECNIEISGLNGLKDAKNSELSFLESSKYVSILKDTKAAAVFVNKEFEQEVPAGTIAIVCDEPYINLAKASKLFAPKLIENDGNEPIIGENTTIMPNVHLGKNVVIGKNCTIMSGSFIADCVTIGNNTIIYPNITIYRDCNIGDDCIIHSGTVIGSDGFGFAHTKDGKYIKIYQNGNVIIGNDVEIGANCTIDRAVFSSTIIEDGVRIDNLVHIAHNCKIGRGSILVTQVGLSGSTTLQPYVIMGGQSATSGHLEIAAFSTIAARGGVTKSIKEPKKTWAGFPLIEHRDWLKLQGKISKLLK from the coding sequence ATGAAATTACAAGTGATATTGGATTATTTAAATCTTCCTTGCGAGTGCAATATTGAGATTAGTGGTTTAAATGGTCTAAAAGATGCAAAAAATAGTGAGCTTAGTTTTTTAGAGAGCTCAAAATATGTAAGTATCTTAAAAGATACAAAAGCTGCAGCTGTTTTTGTAAATAAAGAGTTTGAACAAGAGGTTCCAGCTGGAACTATCGCAATAGTTTGTGATGAACCCTATATAAATTTAGCAAAAGCTAGTAAACTTTTTGCACCAAAACTTATTGAAAATGATGGAAATGAGCCAATAATTGGAGAAAATACAACAATTATGCCAAATGTACATTTAGGAAAAAATGTAGTTATTGGTAAAAATTGTACTATTATGTCTGGAAGTTTTATAGCAGATTGTGTAACTATTGGAAATAACACAATAATTTATCCAAATATTACAATTTATAGAGATTGTAATATTGGAGATGATTGTATTATTCACTCTGGAACAGTTATTGGAAGTGATGGTTTTGGTTTTGCTCACACAAAAGATGGAAAATATATCAAAATATATCAAAATGGAAATGTAATAATAGGAAATGATGTAGAAATTGGAGCAAATTGCACAATAGATAGAGCTGTTTTCTCATCTACTATTATTGAAGATGGTGTAAGAATTGATAATCTAGTTCACATAGCACATAACTGTAAAATTGGTAGAGGTTCTATTTTGGTTACTCAAGTTGGACTTAGCGGTTCTACAACTTTACAGCCATATGTGATTATGGGTGGACAAAGTGCTACTTCTGGACATCTAGAAATTGCTGCATTTTCTACTATTGCAGCTCGAGGTGGAGTTACAAAATCTATAAAAGAGCCTAAAAAAACTTGGGCTGGTTTTCCTTTGATTGAGCATAGAGATTGGCTCAAGCTTCAGGGAAAAATATCAAAATTACTAAAATAA
- a CDS encoding putative metalloprotease CJM1_0395 family protein: MEIQNDYLSASTIYSQLALKKSELANIDKKELEKSTFEKSDSINPISKYDEKDYERVLNRFKSSDMETRNHEQLHASLGTTTTPIRYDYQMGPDGKLYATGGSVRFDTSIPKDKDEAIQKLDELQKASSSPDGLSRADSSIAQAANLNKMLLQSIQEGANYENR; the protein is encoded by the coding sequence ATGGAAATACAAAACGATTATTTAAGTGCTTCCACAATATATTCTCAATTAGCTTTAAAAAAAAGTGAATTGGCTAATATTGACAAAAAAGAGTTGGAGAAATCAACTTTTGAAAAAAGTGATAGTATAAATCCTATTTCTAAATATGATGAAAAAGATTATGAAAGAGTTTTAAATAGATTTAAATCTAGTGATATGGAAACTAGGAACCATGAGCAACTACATGCAAGTTTAGGGACTACAACAACTCCTATTAGATATGACTATCAAATGGGACCAGATGGAAAGCTATATGCTACTGGAGGAAGTGTAAGATTTGATACATCTATTCCAAAAGATAAAGATGAGGCGATACAAAAATTAGATGAATTACAAAAAGCTTCATCTTCTCCAGATGGTTTAAGTAGAGCAGATAGTTCTATCGCCCAAGCTGCAAATTTAAATAAAATGTTACTACAATCTATACAAGAAGGAGCTAATTATGAGAATAGATAA
- a CDS encoding SDR family NAD(P)-dependent oxidoreductase, which produces MCFENKVVFITGANGGLAKSFIEALLKENVKKIYCTARDLEKLEELKKLSLKIETFSLDITKKDDLEEIASKIENIDYLINNAGVNSLKKVFDDTKIDFEVNLFGTLNSCQILSKKLNENGSIVNITSILALINLPIMGLYCASKSALHSLTQAFRAELQKENIKVYEVLPGPIDTNMTKGQDMPKSSTSYIVSNIINGIKNNEFEIYPDDFSKMIKRRLKDDKENLEKEFLDS; this is translated from the coding sequence ATGTGTTTTGAAAATAAAGTAGTATTTATTACAGGTGCAAATGGTGGTTTAGCTAAATCTTTTATTGAAGCTTTATTAAAAGAGAATGTAAAAAAAATATATTGTACAGCAAGAGATTTAGAAAAATTAGAAGAATTAAAAAAATTATCATTAAAAATAGAGACTTTTTCTTTAGATATTACAAAAAAAGATGACTTAGAAGAAATAGCTTCTAAAATAGAAAATATTGATTATTTAATAAATAATGCTGGTGTAAATAGCTTAAAAAAAGTTTTCGATGATACTAAAATTGATTTTGAAGTAAATCTTTTTGGAACACTAAACAGTTGTCAAATATTATCAAAAAAGTTAAATGAAAATGGCTCTATTGTGAATATTACTTCAATTTTAGCTTTAATAAATCTTCCTATCATGGGACTTTATTGTGCTTCAAAAAGTGCCTTGCACTCTTTAACACAAGCTTTTAGAGCAGAGTTACAAAAAGAAAATATAAAAGTGTATGAAGTTTTACCAGGACCAATCGATACAAATATGACAAAAGGGCAAGATATGCCAAAAAGTTCAACTTCTTATATAGTTTCAAATATTATAAATGGAATAAAAAATAATGAATTTGAAATTTATCCTGATGATTTTTCTAAAATGATAAAAAGAAGACTAAAAGATGACAAAGAAAATTTGGAAAAAGAGTTTTTAGACTCTTAA
- the hpf gene encoding ribosome hibernation-promoting factor, HPF/YfiA family translates to MNTSIVGRHIKLTDAIKDYINSSIDTFKKYNLDIISVTSTIVGDEKAKGFTFEFSLNIANIDTVVIKQKDKDLYTAIDIATDRVSKVLRRHNDKITAHKATKFSEAVEVEDGIAKELEKFEDEIIPQRLTSYKPIDIEEALEELKNSTALFKVFYDKDDNMRVLYKANAAGKFGLY, encoded by the coding sequence ATGAATACAAGTATAGTAGGAAGACATATAAAACTTACGGATGCAATAAAAGATTATATAAATAGTTCAATAGATACATTTAAAAAATATAACTTGGATATTATTTCAGTTACTTCTACGATTGTTGGAGATGAAAAAGCAAAAGGTTTTACTTTTGAATTCTCTTTAAATATTGCAAATATAGATACAGTTGTTATCAAGCAAAAAGATAAAGATTTATATACTGCAATTGATATAGCAACAGATAGAGTATCAAAAGTTTTAAGAAGACACAATGACAAAATAACTGCTCACAAAGCTACAAAATTTAGTGAAGCTGTTGAAGTAGAAGATGGTATAGCAAAAGAGCTTGAAAAATTTGAAGATGAGATTATACCTCAAAGATTAACTTCTTATAAGCCAATAGATATTGAAGAAGCTTTAGAAGAGTTGAAAAATTCAACTGCTTTGTTTAAAGTTTTTTATGACAAAGATGACAATATGAGAGTTCTTTACAAGGCAAATGCTGCTGGAAAATTTGGACTTTATTAA
- a CDS encoding Ppx/GppA phosphatase family protein encodes MKNEVITIDLGSNSFRVLKYDYLNFKIVDEYHQVTGLADGLINSGLISFEALNRVIEALEIAKKKLNFDLKDAVCVTTAAMRKAKNSQEALDFIEKNSGAKFKIIDANEEARLTLLAIKYALKREKIDTPNFILLDIGGGSTELIVNFEDNFYIKSFDFGIVTMTQKSLNDGKLFEDLENQKIEIKKFLSTLDFSIKDFPFIATAGTPTTIAAIKLGFSYFNYDKNIVNGTILDIEDLEYSLKLLKQKTIEELIDMVGKGRIEYLEIGTYIYRLFFDALEKNKSIVFDDGLREGVAINYALNLK; translated from the coding sequence ATGAAAAATGAAGTAATAACGATTGATTTAGGTTCAAATTCTTTTAGAGTATTAAAATATGATTATTTAAATTTTAAAATAGTTGATGAATATCATCAAGTAACTGGCTTAGCTGATGGTTTAATAAATAGTGGATTAATAAGTTTTGAAGCTTTAAATAGAGTAATTGAAGCATTAGAAATTGCAAAAAAGAAGCTAAATTTTGATTTAAAAGATGCAGTTTGTGTAACAACAGCTGCTATGAGAAAAGCAAAAAATTCACAAGAAGCTTTAGATTTTATTGAAAAAAATAGTGGTGCAAAATTTAAGATAATAGATGCAAATGAGGAAGCAAGACTTACTTTACTTGCTATAAAATATGCCTTAAAAAGAGAAAAAATAGATACACCAAACTTTATATTACTTGATATTGGCGGTGGTTCAACAGAACTTATAGTTAACTTTGAAGATAATTTTTATATAAAAAGTTTTGATTTTGGAATAGTTACAATGACACAGAAATCTTTAAATGATGGAAAACTTTTTGAAGATTTAGAAAATCAGAAAATAGAAATAAAAAAGTTTTTATCTACACTTGATTTCTCAATTAAAGATTTTCCATTTATTGCAACAGCTGGAACTCCAACGACTATTGCTGCAATAAAATTAGGATTTAGTTATTTTAATTATGATAAAAATATAGTAAATGGAACTATTTTGGATATTGAAGATTTAGAATATAGTTTAAAACTTTTAAAGCAAAAAACAATCGAAGAGTTAATTGATATGGTAGGAAAAGGTAGAATTGAATATTTGGAAATTGGAACATATATTTATAGATTGTTTTTTGATGCTTTAGAAAAAAATAAGTCTATTGTATTTGATGATGGATTAAGAGAAGGTGTTGCTATAAATTATGCTTTAAATTTAAAGTGA
- a CDS encoding DUF523 domain-containing protein, producing MRILVSSCLLGEDTRYDGANSSIALNPKFRFSQKELFMDIMCENEIFSICPEVAGGLGIPRNKAEIKSHNKPFIVVDEKENDVTINFLIGAKKALDICLENNIKVALFKSQSPSCGNIEVYDGTFSEKLIPEKGLTSRLLEENGVKVFNENQLEDLKNFIKQNN from the coding sequence ATGAGAATATTGGTTTCATCGTGCCTTTTAGGAGAAGATACAAGATATGATGGTGCAAACTCTAGTATTGCACTAAATCCTAAATTTAGATTTTCACAAAAAGAACTTTTTATGGATATTATGTGTGAAAATGAAATTTTTTCAATATGTCCAGAAGTTGCTGGTGGCTTAGGAATTCCAAGAAATAAAGCAGAGATAAAAAGTCATAATAAACCTTTTATAGTTGTTGATGAAAAAGAAAATGATGTAACTATAAATTTTTTAATTGGTGCTAAAAAAGCTCTTGATATCTGCTTGGAAAATAATATAAAAGTAGCACTATTTAAATCACAATCTCCATCATGTGGTAATATTGAAGTTTATGATGGAACATTTAGTGAAAAACTAATACCCGAAAAAGGCTTGACTTCAAGACTTTTAGAAGAAAATGGTGTAAAAGTTTTTAATGAAAACCAACTAGAAGATTTAAAAAATTTTATAAAACAAAATAATTAA
- the ilvN gene encoding acetolactate synthase small subunit yields the protein MSNFNNYYNSETIRQVISVVVLNEHNVLSRIVGLFSARGYNIDSLTVAPMEDSPYSRMTIVTTGDKRVIDQIVKQLNKLIPVLKVNEHKNVIEKDTVLIKFSIDNNLADIDVIARAYHGSIQNVTHDSIIVSATDSSDRIINFIKVMEKFNPLEVVRSGIVAMER from the coding sequence ATGAGTAATTTTAATAACTATTACAATAGTGAAACAATAAGACAAGTTATCTCTGTAGTTGTTTTAAATGAACACAATGTTTTATCAAGAATTGTTGGACTTTTTTCAGCACGTGGTTACAATATAGATTCTTTGACAGTTGCACCAATGGAAGATAGTCCATACTCAAGAATGACAATAGTAACAACTGGTGATAAAAGAGTGATAGATCAAATTGTAAAGCAGTTAAATAAATTAATTCCTGTTTTAAAAGTAAATGAACATAAAAATGTTATAGAAAAAGATACAGTTTTAATAAAGTTTTCAATAGATAATAACCTTGCAGATATAGATGTTATAGCAAGAGCATATCATGGAAGTATTCAAAATGTAACTCATGATTCAATCATAGTATCTGCAACAGATTCAAGTGATAGAATTATAAATTTTATAAAAGTTATGGAAAAATTTAACCCACTTGAAGTTGTAAGAAGTGGTATAGTTGCTATGGAGAGATAA
- a CDS encoding DNA translocase FtsK, whose protein sequence is MAQASGKNIKITKIKGFIIAKKVVSLIILFIILYFQFTTLISTKDVVGNVGASFANFSFKYFSYLSYIYLLLLIYPLYLINFKKGLDYRDLILNISVVFLFLFISLIFQTLLLENPYERGEIGNILVDAFTPFIGQAGLYIFVLIGFSICILILFETLNITIDDLKKLKGRIKLKQNSLKKINEQKVNNYKIEQRVEQKTYQEKPKSVPKPKEEKVIFENQKISEEELIYKEEEEEDIFSELTNNNQSNNNLIVDELEENAKLLSELEFGKTEKPKDFMLPPTNFFQEAPKENKTKVNEAFIDKKIADLLDKLAMFKIDGDVVRTYTGPVVTTFEFKPAPNVKVSKILSLQDDLAMALKAQTIRIQAPIPGKDVVGIEVPNEDTQTIYLKEMLDSEIFQNSKSPLTMILGKDIVGKPFVTDLKKLPHLLIAGTTGSGKSVGINSMILSLLYKNSPDNLRLVMIDPKMLEFSMYNDIPHLLTPVITKAVDAINALANMVGEMERRYTLMAKTKTKNIENFNEKAQKEGLPTMPYIVVVIDELADLMMTSGKDVEYSIARLAQMARASGIHLIVATQRPSVDVVTGLIKANLPSRLSYKVGQKIDSKIILDSMGAESLLGRGDMLFTPPGMPGLVRIHAPWSTETEIEKVVEFLKDQREVEYDMNFIKDKNLGSSSSGSKGARNISDEDIVLDDLYEDAKDVIITDKKTSISYLQRRLKIGYNRAATIIEQLEKTGVLSEVDARGNREILVQ, encoded by the coding sequence TTGGCTCAAGCTTCAGGGAAAAATATCAAAATTACTAAAATAAAAGGATTTATTATAGCTAAGAAAGTCGTTTCATTAATTATTTTATTTATTATTTTATATTTTCAATTTACAACTTTAATTAGTACAAAGGATGTTGTAGGAAATGTTGGAGCTAGTTTTGCTAACTTCTCATTTAAGTATTTTTCATATTTATCTTATATTTATTTGCTTTTACTAATCTACCCTTTGTATCTTATAAATTTTAAAAAAGGACTTGATTATAGAGATTTAATCCTAAATATATCGGTAGTATTTCTATTTTTATTTATATCTTTGATTTTTCAAACTCTTTTGCTTGAAAATCCTTATGAAAGAGGAGAAATAGGTAATATTTTAGTAGATGCATTTACACCTTTTATTGGACAAGCGGGACTTTATATTTTTGTTTTGATAGGTTTTAGTATCTGTATTTTAATTCTTTTTGAAACTTTAAATATAACAATCGATGATTTAAAAAAGCTAAAAGGTAGAATAAAATTAAAACAAAACAGCCTAAAAAAAATAAATGAGCAAAAAGTAAATAATTACAAAATTGAACAAAGAGTTGAACAAAAAACATATCAAGAAAAACCAAAATCTGTTCCAAAACCAAAAGAAGAAAAAGTAATTTTTGAAAATCAAAAAATTTCAGAAGAAGAACTAATCTACAAAGAAGAAGAAGAGGAAGATATTTTTAGTGAACTTACAAATAACAATCAAAGCAATAATAATTTAATTGTTGATGAACTTGAAGAAAATGCAAAACTTCTAAGTGAGTTAGAGTTTGGAAAGACTGAAAAACCAAAAGATTTTATGCTTCCACCTACAAACTTCTTTCAAGAAGCACCAAAAGAGAATAAAACAAAAGTAAACGAAGCATTTATAGATAAAAAAATAGCAGATTTACTTGATAAACTTGCTATGTTTAAAATTGATGGAGATGTTGTAAGAACTTACACAGGACCAGTTGTTACAACTTTTGAGTTTAAACCAGCTCCAAATGTAAAAGTTTCAAAAATCTTAAGCTTACAAGATGACTTAGCAATGGCTTTAAAAGCCCAAACAATAAGAATTCAAGCGCCAATTCCAGGGAAAGATGTAGTTGGAATTGAAGTTCCAAATGAAGATACACAAACAATTTATCTAAAAGAGATGCTAGATAGTGAGATTTTTCAAAATTCAAAGTCTCCATTAACTATGATTTTAGGAAAAGATATTGTTGGAAAACCTTTTGTAACAGATCTTAAAAAACTTCCACATTTACTAATTGCTGGAACAACTGGAAGTGGAAAATCAGTTGGAATTAACTCAATGATTCTATCTTTACTATATAAAAATTCACCAGATAATTTGAGATTAGTAATGATTGATCCAAAAATGCTTGAGTTTTCTATGTACAATGATATTCCACATCTTTTAACTCCTGTTATTACGAAAGCTGTTGATGCAATTAATGCACTAGCAAATATGGTTGGTGAGATGGAAAGACGTTATACATTAATGGCAAAAACAAAAACAAAAAATATTGAAAATTTTAACGAAAAAGCACAAAAAGAAGGGCTTCCTACAATGCCTTATATTGTTGTAGTAATTGATGAGTTAGCCGATTTAATGATGACAAGCGGTAAAGATGTTGAATACTCAATCGCAAGACTTGCTCAAATGGCAAGAGCTAGTGGGATTCACCTAATAGTAGCAACTCAAAGACCAAGCGTTGATGTCGTAACGGGACTTATTAAAGCAAATTTGCCAAGCAGATTATCTTATAAAGTAGGGCAAAAAATAGATTCTAAAATTATACTTGATTCTATGGGTGCTGAATCTTTATTAGGAAGAGGAGATATGTTATTTACTCCTCCAGGAATGCCTGGACTTGTACGAATTCATGCTCCTTGGAGTACTGAAACTGAAATCGAAAAAGTTGTAGAGTTTTTAAAAGATCAAAGAGAAGTTGAATATGATATGAATTTTATAAAAGATAAAAATCTAGGTTCAAGTTCTAGTGGTTCAAAAGGTGCTAGAAATATTAGTGATGAAGATATAGTTTTGGATGATTTGTATGAAGATGCAAAAGATGTGATAATAACAGATAAAAAAACATCTATCTCATATCTTCAAAGAAGATTAAAAATAGGGTATAACAGAGCTGCAACGATTATAGAACAACTTGAGAAAACAGGTGTTCTAAGCGAAGTTGATGCTCGAGGAAATAGAGAAATTTTAGTTCAATAA
- a CDS encoding CDP-alcohol phosphatidyltransferase family protein: MNFLFNKHSHFNLANIVTFFNISCGIFAIYFLTHNEFMGAALFAWLAGAFDIFDGKIARKYNLSTEFGIQLDSYADFLSFVIVPAMFIYFAIFDGKESFYNMALIAFVFIYYVISGLRRLIQFNINANEGEVEKYFTGIPTPLGAILLWVIYLIYLTGYINEYFVLGSILIIGYLLNSKIKIKHL; encoded by the coding sequence ATGAATTTTTTATTCAATAAACATAGTCACTTCAATCTTGCAAATATTGTAACTTTTTTTAATATATCTTGCGGAATTTTTGCAATATATTTTTTGACTCATAATGAGTTTATGGGAGCTGCTCTTTTTGCTTGGTTAGCTGGTGCTTTTGATATTTTTGATGGTAAAATAGCAAGAAAATACAATCTTTCGACAGAGTTTGGAATTCAACTTGATTCTTATGCAGATTTTCTATCTTTTGTAATTGTTCCTGCTATGTTTATATATTTTGCTATTTTTGATGGAAAAGAGTCATTTTATAATATGGCTTTAATAGCATTTGTTTTTATTTACTATGTTATTTCTGGTCTTAGAAGACTTATTCAATTTAATATAAATGCAAATGAAGGTGAAGTTGAGAAATATTTTACTGGTATTCCAACACCTTTAGGGGCTATTCTTCTTTGGGTTATATATTTAATTTATCTAACAGGTTATATAAATGAGTATTTTGTATTAGGCTCTATATTAATTATTGGATATTTATTAAATTCAAAAATAAAGATAAAGCATCTATGA
- a CDS encoding tRNA 2-thiocytidine biosynthesis TtcA family protein — translation MIEISKKITTNVGRTNAQFGLIKENDRIMIGFSGGKDSLTLLHTLNRMKKKAPFKFDFKAVTITYGMGEQIEFLSNHCKEHGIEHEIIDTQIFDLAGEKIRKNSSFCSFFSRMRRGYLYTTALEQGYNKVALGHHLDDAMESYFMNLFYNGTMRTMPPIYKANNGLEVIRPLIFCRERQLRAFADSNEIRVIGDEACPGLRFDVKMPHARATTKELLAKLEEQNPKIFVSMKAAFSNIQLPTFFYNNLKDIKLNIEDKNL, via the coding sequence TTGATAGAAATAAGTAAAAAAATAACTACAAATGTTGGTAGAACAAATGCCCAGTTTGGCTTGATTAAAGAAAATGATAGAATTATGATTGGATTTAGTGGAGGCAAAGACTCTTTGACTTTATTGCACACACTAAATAGAATGAAAAAAAAAGCACCTTTTAAATTTGATTTTAAAGCAGTAACAATTACTTATGGAATGGGAGAACAAATAGAATTCTTAAGTAATCATTGTAAAGAACATGGAATAGAACATGAAATAATAGATACTCAAATATTTGACCTTGCAGGTGAAAAAATAAGAAAAAATTCATCTTTTTGTTCATTTTTTTCAAGAATGAGAAGAGGATATTTATATACAACAGCACTTGAACAAGGTTACAATAAAGTAGCACTGGGACATCACTTAGACGATGCGATGGAGTCATATTTTATGAATTTATTTTATAATGGAACTATGAGAACTATGCCTCCAATATATAAAGCAAACAATGGTTTAGAAGTTATTCGTCCCTTAATTTTTTGTAGAGAGAGACAGCTTCGTGCTTTTGCAGATTCAAATGAGATTAGAGTTATTGGTGATGAAGCTTGTCCAGGGCTTAGATTCGATGTAAAAATGCCTCATGCAAGGGCAACTACAAAAGAGCTTTTGGCAAAATTAGAAGAGCAAAATCCAAAGATTTTTGTATCTATGAAAGCGGCATTTAGTAATATACAACTACCTACTTTTTTCTATAATAATTTAAAAGATATAAAACTAAATATTGAAGATAAAAACTTATGA
- a CDS encoding acetolactate synthase large subunit — translation MKMSGAKMVIESLHQEGVEVVFGYPGGAIMNVYDEIYKQNYFEHILNRHEQACVIAAEGYARSTGKTGVAIVTSGPGFTNAITGIADAYMDSIPVVIISGQVPTTIIGTDGFQEIDAVGISRPCTKHNYLVNKIEDLPRIIKEAFHLASTGRPGPVHVDIPKDITAQIGEFIYPSEVSMPTYKPTLNYNKKQLKRAMEAISNAKKPLLYVGGGAILSNCGYEIRDLAKKLNIPAVETLMARGVMGDENPLFFGMLGMHGEYAANMAAHETDLLISLGARFDDRVTGRLDEFASKAKVIHIDIDPTSIAKLVVADYPIVGDLKLTVEAMIEDAENYDINDFSNWVELLKDYREKEPLRYIDTDDLIKPQWPIQRVGKILGDNAIISTDVGQHQMWTAQFFPFSHPRQWITSGGLGTMGFGLPAALGAARAFKGTNRVVVNFTGDGSILMNIQELMTCSEYELPVINIVLNNNYLGMVRQWQTMFYENRLAQTDLTAQPKFKMLAEAFNCLGYTVSTKKEFDEAFKDAVEKRKPAMIEVIVARNEEVLPMVPNGHSLNEMTLLKGDR, via the coding sequence ATGAAAATGAGTGGCGCAAAAATGGTAATTGAATCATTACATCAAGAAGGGGTAGAAGTTGTATTTGGATACCCAGGTGGTGCCATTATGAACGTCTATGATGAAATCTACAAGCAAAATTATTTTGAACATATTTTAAACAGACATGAACAAGCTTGTGTTATAGCAGCCGAAGGCTATGCTAGAAGTACTGGAAAAACTGGAGTTGCAATAGTAACTTCAGGTCCGGGATTTACAAATGCAATAACTGGTATTGCAGATGCTTATATGGATTCAATTCCAGTAGTAATAATTTCAGGACAAGTTCCAACAACAATTATTGGAACTGATGGTTTCCAAGAAATAGATGCAGTTGGAATTTCAAGACCATGTACAAAACATAACTATTTGGTAAATAAAATAGAAGATTTACCAAGAATAATAAAAGAGGCATTTCATCTAGCAAGTACAGGTAGACCAGGACCTGTTCATGTTGATATTCCAAAAGACATAACAGCACAAATAGGAGAATTTATATATCCTAGTGAAGTAAGTATGCCAACATATAAACCTACATTGAACTATAATAAAAAGCAATTAAAAAGAGCTATGGAAGCTATTTCAAATGCTAAAAAACCTCTTTTGTATGTTGGTGGTGGTGCTATTTTATCAAATTGTGGGTATGAAATTAGAGATTTAGCAAAAAAACTAAATATTCCAGCTGTTGAAACTTTGATGGCAAGAGGAGTTATGGGAGATGAAAATCCACTTTTCTTTGGAATGTTAGGAATGCATGGTGAATATGCTGCAAATATGGCAGCTCATGAGACTGATTTACTTATCTCTTTAGGTGCTAGATTTGATGATAGAGTTACGGGAAGACTTGACGAATTTGCGTCTAAGGCAAAAGTTATTCATATAGATATTGATCCTACAAGTATTGCAAAGCTTGTTGTTGCTGATTATCCAATTGTTGGTGATTTAAAACTTACAGTTGAAGCTATGATTGAAGATGCTGAAAATTATGATATAAATGATTTTTCAAATTGGGTTGAATTACTCAAGGACTATAGAGAAAAAGAGCCTTTAAGATATATTGATACAGATGATTTAATAAAACCTCAATGGCCAATTCAAAGAGTTGGAAAAATATTAGGAGATAATGCAATTATTTCAACAGATGTTGGGCAACATCAAATGTGGACTGCTCAATTTTTTCCATTTTCACATCCACGACAATGGATAACTAGTGGAGGTTTAGGAACTATGGGGTTTGGATTACCAGCTGCTTTAGGAGCTGCTAGAGCATTTAAAGGTACAAATAGAGTAGTTGTTAACTTTACAGGAGATGGATCTATTTTAATGAATATTCAAGAGCTTATGACTTGTAGTGAATATGAATTACCTGTAATAAATATTGTCTTAAATAACAACTATTTGGGAATGGTTAGACAATGGCAAACTATGTTTTATGAAAATAGATTAGCACAAACTGATTTAACTGCTCAACCAAAGTTTAAGATGTTAGCAGAAGCTTTTAACTGCTTAGGTTATACAGTTTCAACTAAAAAAGAGTTTGATGAAGCTTTTAAAGATGCTGTTGAGAAAAGAAAACCAGCAATGATTGAAGTAATTGTTGCAAGAAATGAAGAGGTATTACCAATGGTTCCAAACGGACATTCATTAAATGAGATGACTTTACTAAAAGGAGATAGATAA